Below is a window of Dehalococcoidales bacterium DNA.
GGAACCAATTATCGATAAAGAAACATTTAACATGGTGAAGGAGAAGATGGCCCAAAGGAAGCCGGAGGTCGTGCATCCGCGCGTAGTCCCCAGCTTCTATCTCTTAAGCGGACTTCTCTACTGCTCCTGCGGGATGGCCATGATCGGTAGGAGTGCTAAATCTCACCGGTATTACTACTACATGTGTAACCGGAGCTTTAAGCAGGGAAGAGATAGCTGTAGGGCAAGGATACTTCCCAAGGATAAGCTTGAAGGTCTCGTCATTAAACAGATTAAGGAGAGGATACTTACAGAAGAGTGCCTGGAAGGACTTGTAAGGCTCGTAAACGAGGAGCTTGATTCAAGCCACAATATATACAAAGAAAGGCTCGATACGGTTGATGCTGAGCATAGTGAGGTAAGGATGAGGCTATCACGGCTCTATGATGCCCTGGAGACGGGGAAGGTGACCCTGGATGATCTTTCCCCTCGCATACGTGAGCTTAGGGTAAGGCAGGATGAGCTAAATAAGGCGAGGGTACAGTTGGAGGCTGAGGCAGTGCTCAAAGATTCAGAGCCCATTGATATTGGCAAGGTGAAGGGATATGTAGAGGACCTTAAATGCCTGCTCGAAGAGGGTGATTTAATTCAGAGCAAGGCTTTCCTTCGCTCTTTTATTAAGAGGATTGAAGTAGATGGTGATCAGGTTAGAATAGACTATAGACTACCGTTACCGGCTATAGGTGGTGATAGGGAGGTAAGCGAAGTTCTGCCTATTGGTACCCTTGGTGGGCCTAAGGGGACGATACCTAGAACTCTTAACAAGCGTCGAAAAGGTTCGGCATGGTCGCCGAGGATTTTTTCAGCGACCTTTCCTTGGCCACCGGGCAAAGAAGAAATTAAAACCTGCCAGTATTTTCCTATATTGAATTGAGCCCCGGCGTATTATCTTTCTCTGTATTTGTTGGCATGAAATCATATTGTGGGAATCGATTTCTGAACACTCCGATGAGTGGTATGTGCAAGCCTTAGGTTAACAGGTGCAAGCGTGAGCCGTGGTATTCTTGCACTTTTCTTGCACTGCTAGCTTTGCACTGCCACCGGGCCAGGGCTTATATAGGGGGGAGGGGGGTAGCTTGTGCAACGCTTGCGGCCAAGAGTAACCGGACCACTAAACCGTGCATAAAAGAGGCCGCGGAAAAAAGTGCATGCAAAGGTGACGGGTGCAAAGGAGTAAGCCCGATCAATTGCCGGCTACCTATCGGGCTCGGTTATCATGGGTACCCAGACGATGTAAAGTTACCTAGTAAAATCTTTAGGCGCTGGAATTACAATACCCCAATGAGGAAGTTACCGATAATCTACTGGCCAAAGCCTTGGTAACATAGATATCGGTCGCATCATCCCTGCTCTTTCTAAGTTTTCCAAGTTAATTCTGCGCATAAAAATAGAAATGGGTAACCTTCTTATTGATGGAATATGATAAATTATCCAATGATGAAAAGGGGTCCCGTAGCAATTATGCGAAAAACAGAACCGAGTGCTAGCAATTTAAATAAGCCATATGAACCATCCGAATCATGCCCGAAATGTGGTAAAAGTTGCTTCATATATCACGAGAAAGGTTGGCAGTGTTTCAACTGCATCGTCAATAACTATTATGTCAGTGAAGACTCGTTACTGATAATAGCCAGTTCTCCACATTCGCTGCTCCTTTCTTTTAAGAACGAAGCCAACAATAAGCCCTACAATGAGTCCGCCAAGATGGGCTTGCCAGGCTATTCCCGTAACGAATGCCGTAATAACAAAAGCGATTGCGATTGCTACCCACAGTGGCATCGGTATGAAAAAATAGAGTGCCACTCTTACCTTGGGACGCATCATCGCAAGGACACCCCCAAGGGCGAACACAGCCCCCGATGCGCCCACTACCACTGTGTACATTGGCCCTATCAATAAGAACATGAGATTGCCAACAATCCCGCCGAGGATGTATACCAGCAAGAACCATTTGGTATCCATAAGCTGGAGACATAACTTTCCCAAAAAATAGAGGTTGAGCATGTTGAAAAAGATGTGTGAGAATCCGGCATGAACAAACATAGCGCTAACAATAGTCCAGTAACTGGAGTTATCGATGGGTTTGGCCATGGCCAGGTAACTACCAATGTCTGGTCTGACCACAGTCATTATGAAAATGACGAGGTTGACTGCAATAATAGCCCAGATTAATGTGGAACTATGGTATTGTCTACGCATGTCTGTCTATTCTATCCTTTCGGAGGCAATGCTTCAAACTAGATTGCCATTTAAGAAGAGGCATTACACAAGCACGACAGCTACATGAATAGATATTCTAAATTGTGATAATAATACTCAAGGGTGCCAACGCGAGCTAGAAAGCGAATAGCTTTCATGATACTGAAATATTTTGTTCAACCTTCTGGCTTTACTGTTCAATTGAAAATGTCAGGGTCTATCCCCCGTGTCTCTAACTCCGACGATCATCCTTTGAAGATGACGTTCCGTTTGGCTATCTCCGCGAAAGAATTGAGCGATTATTACCAAATAATACTTGGGAGCTCAGTCAGAGTACGTATTCGGGGGCAATCGGTTATCTCAGGAAATAAATCGTAACGATCAAGAAGCATAGGGCTAATACCCACCCCCTTAGCACCAACAACATCCGTACTGTACTGATCACCCACATATATAGCTTCTGCAGCTCTAACACTGGCACGTTCCAACGCCGCTAAAAAGACTGGTGGTTTCGGTTTGGGAACTCTGATGTCACTGGAAGTAATAGTGAAATCAAGATAGGGCTCTAAGCCGAGCTGGCCGGCGATAAGGTTTATTTCTTTCTTCATACTGGTAATTAATCCGAGAATAAAGCCGTTATTCTTCAAGGTCTTCATGGTTGGGAGTACGTCATCATAAAGGCTGAAACCTAGCTTTTTGGCATCACGGCTCATCATCGTCATAATCTGAAAGACTGTGTCTCTAGGCAAAGTTACACCGATACGAGACAATATTAGTTCTACATACTGAAGAAAATATTCTGGATCTTTCGATTCATCCCAACGATATGGAGTACCGCCGGGTCGCTCAGTCTCAGCAATATAAATAGGACGTATTAGCTTCTCGGGGGATACCTCTATACCAAATTTAGAAAAGATCTGGGTAACAAAGTCATGTCTTTCTATTTCAGGATGTCCTACGGTATCCATCCAATCAAAAAATATTGCCTTTATAATCTTCAATGTACTCCTCGCTCCACCCGCAAGGGAATAACAGACTCAACCGAATACCTTCGTATCTCAGTCTTCACTCCACCAGCTAAAGGTACGACCCCCATAACATTAGTGCTCACTACAGGCAAGATTGGGCTAATATAAAGCTCAACACACTGGAACTGTGATAATGTCTTTTGTTTAAGTTCTTCGGCTTCAGCTAAGGCATCAGCATGGTTTATGGCAACATGTAGTCCCTTACCTCCACTCCTCTGCTTCACTACATCAAACAGTGCTTCAAGTGTCTGGCCTTTAGTCCTACACCTGGCTAGAGGTATGTGCTCTCCGCCGGTAGAAGTATCCAATTCCAAAAGAGCCGTGCTAGTAATTTTAGAACCTGCCCAGGGACGGGCTTTATGTGTCCTGCCTCCCTTGACTAAGTAGTAAAGGTCATCAGATAGGAGAATATATTTAACCTTTCTTACTATATTGTTAGCCACTTCAACTACCTCGGGGAGACTCTTGCCGGCGGCAGCCGCTCTGGCAGCTTCCAAAGCAACGAGCATCTCAGCTCCACAAGCGCTGCCAGAATCAATCACCTCAATAACAGTCTGGGGCAGCTCATCCTCAGTTATCTTTTTAGCTTGCATCGCCGCATTTGGTGACATGCCAAGCTTTACGCTGTGAGTTATGTATAAAATAGCCTCTACCTTCTGGTTTAGTTCACGGAATGCTTCTTGGGAAACCCCTACAGAGATAGATGAAGTCTTAGGTATCTTTTTTGCCTCCTTCCACTTAGGCATTTGTTGATAAAACCAGGCTAGATTTACCTCAGTATCAAGATACGTCTTGCCTTCTATAATAACGTTCAAAGGCATTAGTTTAATATCGTAGCTATTGGCGATTTCCTGAGGCATTTGGCTGACGGTATCAGTCATAATAGCTACTTTTTTCACTGCTATCTCCTATAAGGAATTCCCCTTTGGAACTAGCGATCAAACGATTATCATTCGTCATCGCCCTTGGCAATAATAATAGCCTCATGCCACAGGGACGGTCAACTTCCACTCCGGGCTTTCGGTTGTTTCAACCTGTTGAGGAAAACCCATCTGTAAGCGTTGAACTTTCTGACGTTTCGTGTAATGATGTACCCCATAATTCTGTTGAAGTGTAGTTGCTTGTGGTGTAAGATAAGGCCAGTTATGTGAACTTTGCCCACGGAAACCTGTTTAGGAGATTGAACGATAGACCGCCAAGAACGGGAACAATCTGTTCTTAAACTCCTTATAGACCTCCGAGGCCTCGAGCCGCTCAAAAAGCTGTTCTGGTCAGAGTTGAATTATGACCGCATAAATCAGCCCCTATCGCGCCGTGATTGGAACTTAAGCGCTGCCAACGCCATCACCGAAGACCCGGTTCTTTTTGCCGGCGGTGGACAAAACCATGACTTCCACGTTGT
It encodes the following:
- a CDS encoding recombinase family protein, which translates into the protein MKVALYARVSSDAQDTDLSLSAQLRALREYAQRKGYEVVREFIDEAESGRSGNRPAFKEMIALGKVKEPPFEAILVWKLNRFTRSRVDSITYKALLRSKGIEVISINEPFDDSPTGRLMEGVIESIDEFYSANLGQDIKRGLRENARRGFFNGSKPPYGFHKVPVRDGTKIRSRLEPDPEGSASVKVVRRIFDLALNDAGCKDIARILNREGIRTSTGSYWGKTTVHKVLTNEAYAGTLVWGGRPGHPAIRSGEPPVRVEGAWEPIIDKETFNMVKEKMAQRKPEVVHPRVVPSFYLLSGLLYCSCGMAMIGRSAKSHRYYYYMCNRSFKQGRDSCRARILPKDKLEGLVIKQIKERILTEECLEGLVRLVNEELDSSHNIYKERLDTVDAEHSEVRMRLSRLYDALETGKVTLDDLSPRIRELRVRQDELNKARVQLEAEAVLKDSEPIDIGKVKGYVEDLKCLLEEGDLIQSKAFLRSFIKRIEVDGDQVRIDYRLPLPAIGGDREVSEVLPIGTLGGPKGTIPRTLNKRRKGSAWSPRIFSATFPWPPGKEEIKTCQYFPILN
- a CDS encoding rhomboid family intramembrane serine protease, which encodes MTVVRPDIGSYLAMAKPIDNSSYWTIVSAMFVHAGFSHIFFNMLNLYFLGKLCLQLMDTKWFLLVYILGGIVGNLMFLLIGPMYTVVVGASGAVFALGGVLAMMRPKVRVALYFFIPMPLWVAIAIAFVITAFVTGIAWQAHLGGLIVGLIVGFVLKRKEQRMWRTGYYQ
- a CDS encoding HAD-IA family hydrolase, producing MKIIKAIFFDWMDTVGHPEIERHDFVTQIFSKFGIEVSPEKLIRPIYIAETERPGGTPYRWDESKDPEYFLQYVELILSRIGVTLPRDTVFQIMTMMSRDAKKLGFSLYDDVLPTMKTLKNNGFILGLITSMKKEINLIAGQLGLEPYLDFTITSSDIRVPKPKPPVFLAALERASVRAAEAIYVGDQYSTDVVGAKGVGISPMLLDRYDLFPEITDCPRIRTLTELPSIIW
- a CDS encoding DegV family protein, which translates into the protein MKKVAIMTDTVSQMPQEIANSYDIKLMPLNVIIEGKTYLDTEVNLAWFYQQMPKWKEAKKIPKTSSISVGVSQEAFRELNQKVEAILYITHSVKLGMSPNAAMQAKKITEDELPQTVIEVIDSGSACGAEMLVALEAARAAAAGKSLPEVVEVANNIVRKVKYILLSDDLYYLVKGGRTHKARPWAGSKITSTALLELDTSTGGEHIPLARCRTKGQTLEALFDVVKQRSGGKGLHVAINHADALAEAEELKQKTLSQFQCVELYISPILPVVSTNVMGVVPLAGGVKTEIRRYSVESVIPLRVERGVH